GACCCGGACGTAGTAGGCCTGCACGGGATAGTGGTTCGCGCCGTAGGTGAACTTGCCCCGCACGGAGGGAAAGTCCGCCTTTGCGAGCGCGGCCAGGATGGCCTGGCGGTCGGACGCCTTGCCGCCGCTTTGGCGCACCGCGGCGTCGATGGCCATGATCACGTCGTACGCCTGCGCGGCATACAGCGACGGATAGCGGCCGTTGTATTCCTTGCGGAACGCCTCGACGAATTCCTTGTTGGCCGGCACGTCAAGGTCGTGGGCCCACTGGGCCGTGTTGTACATGCCGACCATGTCGGGCCCCACCGCCTGGATCACATCCTCGTCGGCGGAGAAGCCCGGGCCGACCAGCGCGATCCCGTCCTTTAGGCCGGCGCCGACGAATTGCTTGATGAAATTGATGCCCATGCCGCCCGGCAGGAAGATATACACGGCGTCCGGCTTGGCGGCGCGGATCTGCGCCAGTTCGGCGGCATAGTCGGGCTGCCCCAGCTTGGTATAGATTTCATCGGCCACGGGCGCGCCGTAGCCGCGCTTGAACCCGGTCAGCGCATCGCGGCCGGCGGGATAGTCCGGCGCGATGAT
The sequence above is a segment of the Bordetella genomosp. 9 genome. Coding sequences within it:
- a CDS encoding ABC transporter substrate-binding protein; translation: MRFIPSILTALALLPGIAAADAIKVGIANDISGPFSALGAEARDGFNLAIKKLGNKLGGQPAEFLQTDMGGNPDQARQLVTRYIQREKIDFFTGPIGSNVALAVGPALFAAKVPYLSNNPGPSQYAGAQCNAYWFGTAYQNDAFHEVAGKMAANRGYKKMLIIAPDYPAGRDALTGFKRGYGAPVADEIYTKLGQPDYAAELAQIRAAKPDAVYIFLPGGMGINFIKQFVGAGLKDGIALVGPGFSADEDVIQAVGPDMVGMYNTAQWAHDLDVPANKEFVEAFRKEYNGRYPSLYAAQAYDVIMAIDAAVRQSGGKASDRQAILAALAKADFPSVRGKFTYGANHYPVQAYYVRVIDKDASGRVTNKLVGKAVDHYQDVYVDQCKL